One stretch of Oncorhynchus clarkii lewisi isolate Uvic-CL-2024 chromosome 1, UVic_Ocla_1.0, whole genome shotgun sequence DNA includes these proteins:
- the LOC139408698 gene encoding ETS domain-containing protein Elk-3-like, translating into MDSAITLWQFLLQLLLDQSHKHLICWTSTDGEFKLLKSEEVAKLWGLRKNKTNMNYDKLSRALRYYYDKNIIKKVIGQKFVYKFVSFPEILKMDPAAVEMGLTSGMVTLHEDDVQDIDVEEEEEEAQQQRRAVGAALGAAAAAQQAACRNDYLRSGLYSSFSVSSLHHPPEELLRALRERQERQQDEARSGVIRFGAGTTERTPPSPSHIKPSSQSFSIHSPSKPSPLHHHHHRRSPSSSPPSPNPQPGPGRGGRSPEAEEEEGEDSDQGAQPLNLSSGHRERERALQPPEKRTSGGSRGSGSSHGYREHGLPPKTKKPKALEIPAPSLLLTGSDIGSIALNSPALPSGSLTPAFFTAQTPSGLLLAHSPLLSGIHFWSSLSPIAPLSPARLQGHGSLFQFPSLMNGHLPVPLPNLDGSPSPLLLSPANHKS; encoded by the exons ATGGACAGCGCCATCACGTTGTGGCAGTTCCTGCTGCAACTTCTCCTGGACCAGAGCCACAAGCACCTGATCTGCTGGACATCCACTGACGGGGAGTTCAAACTGCTCAAGTCAGAGGAGGTGGCCAAGCTGTGGGGGCTCCGCAAGAACAAGACTAATATGAACTACGACAAGCTGAGCAGAGCACTGAGATACTACTATGACAAG aACATCATCAAGAAAGTGATCGGCCAGAAATTTGTCTACAAGTTTGTCTCGTTCCCGGAGATCCTGAAGATGGACCCTGCGGCGGTAGAGATGGGCTTGACGTCCGGCATGGTGACCCTCCATGAGGATGACGTCCAGGACATAGacgtagaggaggaagaggaggaggcacAGCAGCAGAGAAGAGCCGTGGGGGCAGCGTTGGGGGCGGCTGCTGCGGCTCAGCAGGCTGCGTGTCGTAACGACTACCTCcgctctggtctctactcctccttcAGCGTCagctccctccatcatcctccagaGGAGCTGCTCAGAGCCttgagggagaggcaggagagacagcaggatgaaGCCCGGTCCGGAGTCATCCGCTTCGGGGCTGGTACCACAGAGAGAACTCCACCCTCACCCTCCCACATCAAGCCTTCATCACAATCCTTCAGCATCCACAGTCCATCTAaaccctcccccctccaccaccatcaccaccggCGCTCCCCGTCCTCCTCCCCACCCAGCCCTAACCCCCAGCCGGGACCAGGGCGAGGAGGCCGGAGCCCAGaggctgaagaggaggagggggaggactcTGACCAGGGGGCCCAGCCCTTGAATCTCTCCtctgggcacagagagagagagagggctctgCAGCCTCCGGAGAAGAGGACCAgtggtggtagtaggggtagtggtagtagtCATGGATACAGGGAACATGGACTCCCACCCAAAACAAAGAAGCCCAAAGCCCTAGAGATTCCTGCCCCCTCCCTGCTCCTGACAGGAAGTGACATTGGCTCCATAGCCCTTAACAGTCCCGCCCTGCCATCCGGGTCCCTCACCCCGGCCTTCTTCACTGCACAG ACTCCGTCTGGCCTGCTGCTGGCTCACAGCCCTCTGTTATCAGGCATCCACTTCTGGAGCAGTCTTAGTCCCATAGCCCCTCTGAGCCCTGCACGGCTCCAAGGACACGGATCTCTGTTCCAG tttcCCAGTCTAATGAATGGACACCTCCCTGTCCCCCTGCCAAACCTGGATGGGTCCCCCTCCCCCCTGCTCCTGTCCCCTGCCAATCACAAGTCCTGA